The following are encoded together in the Halopiger aswanensis genome:
- the gnd gene encoding phosphogluconate dehydrogenase (NAD(+)-dependent, decarboxylating), which yields MQLGVIGLGRMGQIVVDRTLEAGHDVVAFDLDAEAVATAADAGAEPADSIEDLTDRLGEDKRIWLMVPAGEAVDATLEELEPHLDGDDVVVDGGNSYFEDSVRRAESCPAAYLDCGTSGGPAGAELGFSLMVGGPEWAYAELEPVFDAVATGPDGHERMGPAGSGHYVKMIHNGVEYALMQAYGEGFELLHEGRYDLDLESVASVWNNGAVIRSWLLELCEEAFREEGSDLGTVADRVEGGSTGTWTVQEALEQEVPLPLIYTALAERFGSRADDGRFSRRLASRLRYGFGRHEVPRRE from the coding sequence ATGCAACTGGGCGTAATCGGACTCGGACGCATGGGACAGATCGTGGTCGATCGCACGCTCGAGGCGGGCCACGACGTCGTCGCCTTCGACCTCGACGCGGAAGCCGTCGCGACAGCGGCCGATGCGGGCGCGGAGCCGGCCGACTCCATCGAGGACCTCACGGACCGCCTCGGCGAGGACAAGCGCATCTGGCTGATGGTCCCCGCCGGCGAGGCGGTCGACGCGACGCTCGAGGAACTCGAGCCCCACCTCGACGGCGACGACGTGGTCGTCGACGGCGGCAACTCCTACTTCGAGGACTCCGTGCGCCGCGCCGAGTCCTGCCCCGCAGCCTATCTCGACTGCGGGACCTCCGGCGGCCCCGCGGGGGCGGAACTTGGCTTCTCGCTGATGGTCGGCGGCCCCGAGTGGGCCTACGCGGAACTCGAGCCGGTCTTCGACGCCGTCGCGACGGGGCCGGACGGCCACGAGCGCATGGGACCCGCGGGCTCGGGTCACTACGTCAAGATGATCCACAACGGCGTCGAGTACGCGCTGATGCAAGCCTACGGCGAGGGGTTCGAACTGCTGCACGAGGGGCGGTACGATCTGGACCTCGAGTCGGTCGCCTCCGTCTGGAACAACGGCGCGGTCATCCGCTCGTGGCTGCTGGAACTCTGCGAGGAGGCGTTCCGCGAGGAGGGGTCGGATCTCGGCACCGTCGCCGACCGGGTCGAGGGCGGCTCGACCGGCACCTGGACCGTCCAGGAGGCCTTAGAGCAGGAGGTGCCGCTGCCGCTGATCTACACCGCCCTCGCCGAACGGTTCGGCTCGCGGGCCGACGACGGGCGCTTCTCGCGGCGTCTGGCGAGTCGGCTCCGGTACGGCTTCGGTCGCCACGAGGTTCCCCGGCGGGAGTAA
- a CDS encoding copper resistance protein CopD codes for MIDTFLARTAHLVFAALWAGSVFYVAFVVLPLARDGEFNTTRPLEVISGKLTTISRISSLVLLLSGGHLAGRGYTFESLAGTTNGRLVLVMVGLWLVLTGLVEVGGKRLESGLNGKKLREPAANVLGLYRVAAVVGIALLVVAGVITSGVAASL; via the coding sequence ATGATCGATACGTTTCTCGCACGGACGGCACACTTAGTGTTCGCCGCGCTCTGGGCCGGCAGCGTCTTCTACGTCGCGTTCGTCGTGCTGCCGCTCGCCCGCGACGGCGAGTTCAACACGACGCGCCCGCTCGAGGTGATTTCGGGGAAACTCACGACGATTTCGCGGATCAGTTCGCTCGTCCTGCTGCTTTCCGGCGGGCACCTCGCTGGTCGGGGATACACGTTCGAGAGCCTCGCCGGGACGACGAACGGCCGGCTCGTGCTCGTGATGGTCGGCCTCTGGCTGGTCCTGACCGGTCTCGTCGAAGTCGGCGGGAAGCGCCTCGAGTCGGGACTCAACGGGAAGAAACTGCGCGAGCCCGCCGCCAACGTGCTGGGGCTCTACCGCGTGGCGGCCGTCGTCGGGATCGCGCTCCTCGTGGTCGCGGGCGTGATCACGTCGGGCGTTGCAGCGTCTCTCTAA
- a CDS encoding metal-dependent hydrolase yields MMATTHVFAALALLAPVAYAAPEFATPLAVGAVLGGLAPDFDLPLEHRRTFHFPVLGLLVAVPTTVLATVAPSSATIALASFAVAAWLHAASDAIGGGPEMDPWNGRTERAVYDHARRRWIRPQRWIRYDGAPEDAALAIGLAVPALVVYDGWVTAVPLVGIVVSLAYALVRRRLVDWTADWNWLE; encoded by the coding sequence ATGATGGCGACCACCCACGTCTTCGCCGCGCTCGCTCTCCTCGCGCCGGTCGCCTACGCCGCCCCCGAGTTCGCGACGCCGCTGGCCGTCGGTGCCGTCCTCGGCGGTCTCGCGCCCGATTTCGACCTGCCGCTCGAGCACCGGCGAACCTTTCACTTCCCGGTTCTCGGACTTCTGGTCGCCGTCCCGACCACCGTGCTTGCAACCGTGGCTCCCTCGAGTGCGACGATCGCTCTCGCGTCGTTCGCCGTCGCCGCCTGGCTCCACGCCGCCAGCGACGCGATCGGCGGCGGCCCGGAGATGGATCCGTGGAACGGGCGCACCGAGCGGGCGGTGTACGACCACGCCCGCAGGCGGTGGATCCGTCCGCAGCGCTGGATCCGCTACGACGGCGCCCCGGAGGACGCTGCGCTCGCGATCGGACTCGCGGTCCCCGCGCTCGTCGTCTACGACGGCTGGGTGACGGCCGTGCCACTCGTCGGGATCGTCGTTTCTCTCGCGTACGCGCTGGTTCGGCGCCGACTGGTCGACTGGACCGCCGACTGGAACTGGCTCGAGTGA
- a CDS encoding deoxyuridine 5'-triphosphate nucleotidohydrolase yields the protein MFRSGAFVAEHVSPTTDEQVQPNGVDLTLDIVFEQLEPGRIGRDGKQIGDRVARPLEELEQKDPDTYYLPKGAYVARYSEQIEIPEGHIGFVYPRSSLMRNSCMLNTAVWDAGYEGRGEGLLQVHHDIEIARGARIAQLVFAEADHESVYDGSYQGENLE from the coding sequence ATGTTCCGTTCCGGTGCGTTCGTCGCCGAGCACGTCTCGCCGACGACCGACGAGCAAGTCCAACCAAACGGCGTCGACCTCACGCTCGACATCGTCTTCGAGCAGTTAGAGCCGGGTCGCATCGGCCGCGACGGCAAGCAGATCGGCGACCGCGTCGCCCGCCCGCTCGAGGAACTCGAGCAGAAAGACCCCGATACGTACTACCTCCCGAAGGGCGCTTACGTCGCTCGCTACAGCGAGCAGATCGAGATTCCCGAGGGCCACATCGGTTTCGTCTACCCGCGCTCGTCGCTGATGCGCAACTCCTGCATGCTCAACACGGCCGTCTGGGACGCCGGCTACGAGGGCCGCGGCGAGGGGCTGTTGCAGGTCCACCACGACATCGAGATCGCACGCGGCGCACGCATCGCCCAACTCGTCTTCGCCGAGGCAGACCACGAGAGCGTCTACGACGGCAGTTACCAGGGCGAGAACCTCGAGTAA
- a CDS encoding aconitate hydratase produces MGQTLTEKVLDDHLVDGELETGEEIGIEIDQVLTQDTTGTMVWLQFEAMGLDEVQTEIAAQYCDHQTYQFDFKNTDDHRFLRSAAGTYGAYFSRPGNGICHNVHRENFAAPGKTLLGSDSHTPTPGGLGQLAIGAGGIDVTVAMGGAPYYIEMPEIVNVRLEGELPEWATAKDVILELLRRLSVKGGVGKILEYTGPGVESLTAPERMTITNMGTELGATSSIFPTDEQTKDYLERVNRADDFEELQPDEDAEYDDEIVVDLSDLEPLIAQPSMPDNVVPVREVAGQDVDQVIVGSCTNGGYEDILPAAKMLEGREVNPTTEMIVAPGSKQASEMLAREGWVAEMMAAGVNFSEATCGACIGIGHVPSSDSVSLRTFNRNFEGRSGIEDDNVFLCSPEVAAAAAIKGEIIDPRDLADELGDLEDPGIELPDEYDGSKTDLITPDEAPDDELVKGPNIGDVPLKDQLDADIEGEALLKMEDNITTDHIIPATQDILMYRSNIEKLSEFTLSRVDDTFAERAKNADGGFLVAGENYGQGSSREHAAMCPMYLGIEAVLAQSFARIHRANLFNFGIVPLTIDEDTYEDIDQGDEIEIVDDVYDAVTSGQEEFTVRVNGEEYTATLDASERERDILAAGGKLAWTKEQAEESGSGAAPADD; encoded by the coding sequence ATGGGACAGACTCTCACCGAAAAGGTTCTCGACGACCACCTCGTCGACGGCGAACTCGAGACCGGCGAGGAAATCGGGATCGAGATCGACCAGGTGCTCACCCAGGACACGACCGGCACGATGGTCTGGCTCCAGTTCGAAGCGATGGGACTGGACGAGGTCCAGACCGAAATCGCCGCTCAGTACTGTGACCACCAGACCTACCAGTTCGACTTCAAGAACACCGACGACCACCGCTTCCTGCGATCTGCGGCCGGCACGTACGGCGCGTACTTCTCCCGCCCCGGTAACGGTATCTGTCACAACGTCCACCGCGAGAACTTCGCGGCGCCCGGCAAGACGCTGCTCGGCTCCGACAGCCACACGCCGACCCCCGGCGGCCTCGGCCAGCTGGCGATCGGCGCCGGCGGGATCGACGTCACCGTCGCCATGGGCGGCGCGCCCTACTACATCGAGATGCCCGAGATCGTCAACGTCCGCCTCGAGGGCGAACTCCCCGAGTGGGCCACGGCGAAGGACGTCATCCTCGAGCTCCTCCGACGGCTGTCCGTGAAGGGCGGCGTCGGCAAGATTCTCGAGTACACCGGCCCCGGCGTCGAGTCGCTCACCGCGCCCGAGCGCATGACCATCACCAACATGGGCACCGAGCTCGGCGCGACCTCGTCGATCTTCCCGACCGACGAGCAGACCAAGGACTACCTCGAGCGCGTCAACCGCGCCGACGACTTCGAGGAGCTCCAGCCCGACGAGGACGCCGAGTACGACGACGAGATCGTCGTCGACCTCTCGGACCTCGAACCGCTGATCGCCCAGCCGTCGATGCCCGACAACGTCGTCCCCGTCCGCGAGGTCGCGGGTCAGGACGTCGACCAGGTCATCGTCGGTTCCTGTACCAACGGCGGCTACGAGGACATCCTCCCCGCCGCGAAGATGCTCGAGGGCCGCGAGGTCAACCCGACCACCGAGATGATCGTCGCGCCCGGTAGCAAGCAGGCCTCCGAGATGCTCGCCCGCGAGGGCTGGGTCGCGGAGATGATGGCCGCCGGCGTCAACTTCTCCGAGGCCACCTGCGGCGCCTGTATCGGGATCGGCCACGTGCCGTCCTCCGATTCCGTCTCGCTGCGGACCTTCAACCGCAACTTCGAGGGCCGCTCGGGTATCGAGGACGACAACGTCTTCCTCTGCTCGCCGGAGGTCGCCGCCGCCGCGGCGATCAAGGGCGAGATCATCGACCCCCGAGACCTCGCCGACGAACTCGGCGACCTCGAGGACCCCGGCATCGAGCTGCCCGACGAGTACGACGGTTCGAAGACGGACCTCATCACGCCCGACGAGGCGCCCGACGACGAACTCGTCAAGGGCCCGAACATCGGCGACGTCCCGCTGAAGGACCAGCTTGACGCCGACATCGAGGGTGAGGCCCTCCTGAAGATGGAGGACAACATCACGACCGACCACATCATCCCTGCAACCCAGGACATCCTGATGTACCGGTCGAACATCGAGAAGCTCTCCGAGTTCACCCTCTCGCGCGTCGACGACACCTTCGCCGAGCGCGCCAAGAACGCCGACGGCGGCTTCCTCGTCGCGGGCGAGAACTACGGCCAGGGCTCCTCGCGTGAGCACGCCGCGATGTGTCCGATGTACCTCGGCATCGAGGCCGTCCTCGCACAGAGCTTCGCGCGTATCCACCGCGCGAACCTCTTCAACTTCGGCATCGTGCCGCTGACGATCGACGAGGACACCTACGAGGACATCGACCAGGGCGACGAGATCGAGATCGTCGACGACGTCTACGACGCCGTCACCTCCGGTCAGGAGGAATTCACGGTCCGCGTCAACGGCGAGGAGTACACCGCCACGCTCGACGCCTCCGAGCGCGAGCGCGACATCCTCGCGGCCGGCGGCAAGCTCGCCTGGACGAAGGAGCAGGCCGAAGAGAGCGGCAGCGGCGCCGCGCCCGCCGACGACTGA
- a CDS encoding zinc-binding metallopeptidase family protein, producing the protein MESTARDFLVDLLETPSPSGYETRGQRVWLEYVDQFADEVRTDDYGNAVAVHEGEPDAPEIALTGHADEIGFIVRAIDENGFVRPGPIGGTDPSISRGQHVTIHAADGPVDGVVGRTAIHLREDDDEPEVSDLWIDIGAESEAEATERLAIGDPITFSSTVSWLSETRLAARGIDNRVGTWAAAEGFRAAVEAEAEATVYAVSTVQEEVGVKGAQMVGFDLQPDAAVVVDVGHAVDYPSAPSDKTSQMALGEGPALGRGSSNHPVLFDALRSVADERGIDVQVEALGRGTGTDADGFFTAAGGIPSQVVSVPNRYMHTPVELIDTDDLEGVAALLGGFASNAAAFAPFSVEI; encoded by the coding sequence ATGGAATCGACAGCGCGCGACTTTCTCGTCGACCTGCTCGAGACGCCCTCCCCGTCGGGGTACGAAACGCGCGGCCAGCGCGTCTGGCTCGAGTACGTCGACCAGTTCGCGGACGAGGTACGGACGGACGACTACGGTAACGCCGTCGCCGTGCACGAGGGCGAGCCCGACGCACCCGAGATCGCACTGACCGGTCACGCCGACGAGATCGGCTTTATCGTCCGGGCGATCGACGAGAACGGCTTCGTCAGGCCGGGGCCCATCGGCGGCACCGACCCGTCGATCTCCCGCGGCCAGCACGTGACGATCCACGCCGCGGACGGGCCCGTCGACGGGGTCGTCGGCCGGACGGCGATCCACCTCCGCGAGGACGACGACGAACCCGAGGTGTCGGACCTCTGGATCGATATCGGCGCCGAGAGCGAGGCGGAGGCGACCGAACGCCTCGCGATCGGCGATCCGATCACGTTCTCCTCGACGGTGTCGTGGCTCTCGGAGACCCGTCTCGCCGCCCGCGGCATCGACAACCGCGTCGGGACGTGGGCCGCCGCCGAGGGCTTTCGGGCAGCCGTCGAAGCCGAGGCCGAGGCGACCGTCTACGCCGTCTCGACCGTTCAGGAGGAGGTCGGCGTCAAGGGCGCACAGATGGTCGGCTTCGATCTCCAGCCCGACGCCGCCGTCGTCGTCGACGTCGGCCACGCGGTCGACTACCCCTCCGCACCGAGCGACAAGACGAGCCAGATGGCCCTCGGCGAGGGTCCGGCGCTCGGCCGCGGCAGTTCGAACCATCCGGTGCTGTTCGACGCCCTCCGGTCGGTCGCCGACGAGCGCGGGATCGACGTGCAGGTCGAAGCGCTCGGGCGCGGCACGGGGACGGACGCCGACGGCTTCTTCACCGCCGCGGGCGGGATCCCCTCCCAGGTCGTCAGCGTCCCCAATCGGTACATGCACACCCCCGTCGAACTGATCGACACCGACGACCTCGAGGGCGTGGCGGCGCTGCTCGGCGGCTTCGCGAGCAACGCCGCGGCGTTCGCGCCGTTCTCCGTCGAGATCTGA
- a CDS encoding LLM class oxidoreductase — protein sequence MPTRGHENAGYRRLFEADGLTFGAGFPITGANRSTPDVDREVHLAKRAEELGFDGLWARDVPTYWPKFGDAGQTFDTWPWLSHVAAHTDEAALGTSSIVLTLRHPIHVAKSAATVDRLSDGRLVLGVASGDRDPEYPAFGVDREARGEAFRERFDAVRTLWREEFPDLEGEWGSLDEQLEVVPKPTTETIPMLPTGNARQTREWIAEHGDGWLFYHLPERTLEDYLEDWRDKAGDKPYAMAVRVELTDDPAAQPEKLHLGYRAGVEWFRDYFHRLEEYGVDHVIVGLENDDSERALERFADEILNS from the coding sequence ATGCCGACTCGAGGACACGAAAACGCCGGTTATCGACGCTTGTTCGAGGCGGACGGGCTGACCTTCGGCGCCGGATTTCCGATCACGGGCGCGAACCGGTCGACGCCGGACGTCGATCGGGAAGTCCACCTCGCGAAACGCGCGGAGGAACTGGGGTTCGACGGCCTCTGGGCGCGCGACGTCCCGACCTACTGGCCGAAGTTCGGCGACGCCGGCCAGACGTTCGACACGTGGCCGTGGCTCTCCCACGTCGCCGCCCACACGGACGAAGCGGCGCTCGGGACCTCGAGCATCGTCCTGACGCTCCGCCATCCGATTCACGTCGCGAAATCGGCCGCGACGGTCGACCGGCTCTCGGACGGTCGGCTCGTCCTCGGCGTCGCCTCGGGCGATCGCGACCCCGAGTACCCGGCCTTCGGCGTCGATCGCGAGGCGCGCGGCGAGGCGTTCCGCGAGCGGTTCGACGCCGTCCGAACGCTCTGGCGCGAGGAGTTTCCCGACCTCGAGGGCGAGTGGGGCTCGCTCGACGAGCAACTCGAGGTCGTTCCGAAGCCGACGACAGAGACGATTCCCATGCTGCCGACCGGCAACGCCCGCCAGACGCGCGAGTGGATCGCCGAGCACGGCGACGGCTGGCTCTTTTACCACCTTCCGGAGCGCACGCTCGAGGACTACCTCGAAGACTGGCGGGACAAGGCGGGCGACAAGCCGTACGCGATGGCCGTCCGCGTCGAGTTGACCGACGATCCCGCGGCACAGCCCGAAAAACTGCACTTGGGGTATCGGGCCGGCGTCGAGTGGTTCCGCGACTACTTCCACCGACTCGAGGAATACGGCGTCGACCACGTTATCGTCGGCCTCGAGAACGACGACAGCGAGCGGGCGCTCGAGCGGTTCGCGGACGAGATTCTCAACTCGTAG
- a CDS encoding DUF7344 domain-containing protein, translating to MGATHAKPSGGTDSSKANADAKSNTELGTDAGDRAGNQSDATDTEPDHILTEDELFEILSNRRRRHILHELMREQDTLDIGTLSQQIAAWEDGLEMHEVTSSDRKRVYTALHQSHLPKMDEAGVVDFNQDRGTVSPTPVLEDVEIYMDIVRGREIPWSDYYLGLTGLSGLLLAAVSTGLGPFGAVSQSAWGVFVVVAFGVSALAHRYYARRNRLGIADEPPSSDLEFEYQDSIEARNDR from the coding sequence ATGGGGGCGACTCACGCGAAACCGTCCGGGGGAACTGACTCATCGAAAGCGAACGCGGACGCGAAATCGAACACGGAACTGGGGACGGACGCAGGCGACAGGGCAGGCAACCAATCGGATGCGACCGACACCGAACCCGATCACATACTCACCGAGGACGAACTCTTCGAGATCCTCTCGAACCGGCGGCGACGCCACATCCTCCACGAGCTCATGCGCGAGCAGGACACGCTCGACATCGGGACGCTCTCCCAGCAAATCGCCGCCTGGGAGGACGGCCTCGAGATGCACGAAGTGACCAGCAGCGACCGCAAGCGCGTCTACACCGCCTTGCACCAGTCGCACCTGCCGAAGATGGACGAGGCAGGTGTCGTCGACTTCAATCAGGACCGGGGGACGGTCTCGCCGACGCCGGTACTCGAGGACGTCGAGATCTACATGGATATCGTACGCGGGCGCGAAATTCCCTGGAGCGATTACTATCTGGGGCTGACGGGGCTGTCCGGCCTGCTGCTCGCGGCCGTCTCGACGGGTCTGGGTCCGTTCGGCGCGGTCTCGCAGTCGGCGTGGGGCGTCTTCGTCGTCGTCGCCTTCGGCGTCTCGGCGCTCGCACACCGATACTACGCCCGTCGAAATCGACTGGGGATCGCCGACGAACCGCCGTCGTCGGATCTCGAGTTCGAGTATCAGGATTCGATTGAGGCCAGGAACGACCGGTGA
- a CDS encoding DUF1102 domain-containing protein: MSSATTSRWLVLGFLAIGLVCTGAVATDAGLLSAADEPEVRTGPHEHDNLGNDTGVVAEPHDGPNGAYAYLDGDGQLVIDLTIDNDALEGDGISAGAVTGIDDVVALRNAGNESAKVWLEHDAANVTFRTGEGDSIEGANDAAVLEPEESISIGFVVDARNLEAGEAVIESLRFRTTALEHGDKRDSSSDSSASAGTNTSPSSPSPAVEVVEPDSKTRTVTVSGGRGRTVPIDLGSLRVGKGVILEGVTIQFGDIEDSTLEIRADRDRKTGDGLPADVATVGAVTVEDAPAATAIESVEYRFTVDRDRFADRASPSADDSTFEFYSRLDGTWEHHAFEAASEIEPGEGDEPTGTDRYTATVTTDSLKGGIVAGPNATDASSEGALESNGDSDGSGDDGVTTGDDDTNADSGPSERADGSGSQVGVSVVGLLALIASLRKRARG; the protein is encoded by the coding sequence ATGAGTAGTGCCACGACAAGTCGGTGGCTCGTTCTCGGCTTCCTCGCGATCGGCCTCGTCTGTACGGGCGCCGTCGCTACCGATGCAGGGCTTCTCTCGGCCGCTGACGAGCCAGAAGTGCGCACCGGACCACACGAGCACGATAACCTCGGGAACGACACCGGCGTCGTCGCCGAGCCACACGACGGGCCGAACGGCGCCTACGCGTACCTCGACGGCGACGGCCAACTCGTAATCGACCTCACGATCGACAACGACGCCCTCGAGGGAGATGGCATCTCCGCGGGGGCGGTGACCGGTATCGACGACGTCGTCGCGCTCAGGAACGCGGGCAACGAGTCGGCGAAGGTCTGGCTCGAGCACGACGCGGCAAACGTCACCTTCAGAACCGGCGAGGGCGACTCGATCGAGGGCGCGAACGACGCCGCCGTCCTCGAGCCGGAAGAGTCGATTTCGATCGGGTTCGTCGTCGACGCTCGCAACCTTGAGGCCGGGGAGGCCGTGATCGAATCGCTCCGGTTCCGGACGACGGCCCTCGAGCACGGAGATAAACGAGACTCGTCCTCGGACTCGAGTGCCAGCGCGGGGACGAACACGTCGCCCTCGAGTCCGTCGCCGGCAGTGGAAGTCGTCGAACCGGACTCGAAGACCCGAACTGTGACCGTCAGCGGCGGTCGCGGACGGACGGTTCCGATCGACCTCGGGTCACTCCGGGTCGGCAAGGGTGTCATCCTCGAGGGCGTCACGATCCAGTTCGGCGACATCGAGGATTCGACCCTCGAAATTCGGGCCGATCGCGACCGCAAGACGGGAGACGGGCTACCGGCCGACGTTGCGACGGTCGGTGCCGTTACCGTCGAAGATGCACCGGCGGCCACAGCTATCGAATCGGTCGAGTACCGGTTTACCGTCGATCGGGACCGATTTGCTGACCGCGCGTCGCCGAGTGCCGACGACTCCACCTTCGAGTTCTACTCCCGTCTAGACGGCACGTGGGAGCATCACGCGTTCGAGGCGGCCAGCGAAATAGAACCCGGAGAGGGTGACGAACCGACAGGGACCGATCGATACACTGCGACCGTCACGACCGATTCCCTGAAGGGCGGTATCGTCGCCGGTCCGAACGCGACCGATGCGTCTTCCGAGGGTGCTCTCGAGTCGAACGGCGATTCCGACGGATCGGGCGATGACGGTGTCACGACCGGCGACGACGACACAAACGCCGATTCCGGCCCGTCCGAACGCGCCGACGGCAGCGGCAGTCAGGTAGGCGTTTCGGTCGTCGGACTGCTGGCGCTCATCGCGTCACTCCGAAAACGGGCTCGAGGATGA
- a CDS encoding signal peptidase I, which produces MIRRGVVRGAQALVLVTVVALVAGQLLGQPVLLGFVETGSMEPTIETGDGFVAIPAELTGDPQPDDVVVFQAQELHGGGLTTHRIVEETDQGYVTRGDANPFTDQDGDEPPVQDGQIVATALQVNGEVVTIPNLGTAVMTASDGLERIQRWLAVTFGVRSFVGTSGLAYLLLGASLALYAIETIRERRETTIRSSLERDGDETEAEELDPRLIAGALALLVVVAAVAAMVVPAGTQSYDVISAEFDSDRPLVIEQGTTDEISYPISNQGFLPVVSYVEPGSDSVAVDSGPSVVGPRDETTVTLSITAPDETGYYPAYVTEYRYLTVLPPSVIDALYAIHPWVPYAAIVSLLGGGFYGLGRLLLGPGDPRSRRDRARRRGGRGRLRSIVRRLY; this is translated from the coding sequence ATGATTCGACGGGGGGTCGTCCGGGGGGCGCAAGCGCTGGTACTCGTCACCGTCGTCGCGCTGGTCGCCGGCCAACTGCTCGGACAGCCGGTTCTGCTGGGGTTCGTCGAGACCGGGAGCATGGAGCCGACGATCGAGACGGGCGACGGGTTCGTCGCGATCCCGGCGGAACTGACCGGCGACCCGCAGCCGGACGACGTCGTCGTCTTTCAGGCCCAGGAGCTCCACGGCGGCGGGCTGACGACCCACCGGATCGTCGAGGAAACCGACCAGGGGTACGTTACGCGGGGCGATGCGAACCCCTTCACCGACCAGGACGGCGACGAACCGCCCGTACAGGACGGCCAGATCGTCGCGACCGCCCTGCAGGTAAACGGCGAGGTCGTCACGATTCCGAACCTCGGGACGGCCGTGATGACGGCCAGTGACGGCCTCGAGCGGATCCAGCGCTGGCTCGCGGTCACGTTCGGCGTTCGGTCGTTCGTCGGCACGAGCGGTCTGGCGTACCTCCTGCTGGGCGCGTCGCTCGCCCTCTACGCGATCGAGACGATTCGAGAGCGCCGCGAAACGACGATTCGATCGTCGCTGGAACGTGACGGCGACGAGACCGAAGCCGAGGAACTGGATCCGCGGCTGATCGCGGGCGCGCTCGCGCTCCTGGTCGTCGTCGCGGCCGTCGCGGCGATGGTCGTCCCGGCCGGCACCCAGTCCTACGACGTTATCAGCGCCGAGTTCGACTCCGACCGGCCGCTGGTGATCGAACAGGGGACGACCGACGAAATTTCCTACCCGATTTCGAATCAGGGATTCCTGCCGGTCGTGTCGTACGTGGAACCCGGAAGCGACAGCGTCGCCGTCGATTCCGGCCCCTCGGTCGTCGGTCCGCGCGACGAGACGACCGTGACGCTGTCGATTACGGCGCCGGACGAGACCGGCTACTATCCCGCGTACGTCACGGAGTACCGGTATCTGACCGTCCTCCCGCCGTCGGTCATCGACGCGCTGTACGCTATTCACCCGTGGGTACCCTACGCCGCGATCGTCTCACTGCTGGGCGGGGGGTTCTACGGACTGGGTCGGCTCCTGCTCGGGCCGGGGGATCCGCGCTCGAGACGGGATCGGGCTCGTCGGCGGGGCGGACGCGGACGACTGCGATCGATCGTTCGGAGGTTGTACTGA